In one window of Thalassophryne amazonica chromosome 9, fThaAma1.1, whole genome shotgun sequence DNA:
- the htr3b gene encoding LOW QUALITY PROTEIN: 5-hydroxytryptamine receptor 3B (The sequence of the model RefSeq protein was modified relative to this genomic sequence to represent the inferred CDS: inserted 1 base in 1 codon): protein MTECVPEKPXRSILNQLTRSLLRKYDCGVRPVHNWTSPTTVHIDLILQSVLDVDGKTQSITMSFWYRQMWTDEFLVWDPDEFDGITEISLSSDAMWIPDIIVCEFVDEGKSPPIPYVYINSSGSVKNHRPMQVVLACSLELYAFPFDKQNCSLTFRSWLHSVKEIDLALGRSAEAIANEKREFMNDGEWELLSIPSHYWQSHQGDTDYAHIQFNVLIRRRPLLYVVGLLIPSIFLMLVDVISFYLPLNSGTRITFKISILLGYTVFRVNLTDELPSTAVTTPLIGVFFAVCMALLMLSLIKSILVVKLLHHSEKEVREMSLTACLLDKYGSGDHSLTESTITAIKTLDSSNQSGDYELEPSLEEDLLLLNEAHEVPSVLHWLLQELVSLRLTLSQDDSGSLSQTTWLDLCSKVDCILFRVYLFVLGLYASTLLLVDAGWMAEIRT from the exons ATGACAGAATGTGTGCCAGAGAAGC AGAGGTCCATTCTGAACCAGTTGACAAGGTCCCTTCTAAGGAAGTATGACTGTGGCGTTCGACCCGTTCACAACTGGACCAGTCCAACCACGGTCCATATAGATCTGATCCTGCAGTCTGTGCTGGATGTG GATGGAAAGACCCAGAGCATTACCATGAGTTTTTGGTATCGACAG ATGTGGACAGATGAGTTCCTGGTTTGGGACCCAGACGAGTTTGATGGTATCACTGAGATCTCACTGTCATCTGACGCCATGTGGATTCCTGATATAATAGTTTGCGAATT TGTGGATGAGGGGAAATCACCTCCCATTCCCTACGTGTACATCAACTCTTCCGGCTCGGTGAAGAACCACCGccccatgcaggtggtgttggcctGCAGTTTGGAATTGTACGCCTTTCCATTTGACAAGCAGAACTGCAGCCTCACCTTTCGCAGCTGGCTTCACTCAG TGAAGGAAATCGATTTGGCTCTGGGGCGGAGTGCAGAGGCCATTGCTAATGAGAAGAGAGAGTTCATGAATGATggagaatgggagctgctgtCCATTCCCTCCCACTACTGGCAATCTCACCAAGGAGACACCGACTATGCCCACATCCAGTTCAAC GTGCTGATCCGACGGCGCCCCCTGCTGTATGTGGTTGGTCTCCTCATCCCCAGTATCTTCCTCATGTTGGTAGACGTGATCAGCTTCTATCTGCCCCTGAACAGCGGCACCCGTATCACCTTTAAGATCAGCATCCTGCTGGGCTACACTGTGTTTAGAGTCAACCTGACGGACGAACTGCCCAGCACGGCAGTGACAACCCCACTCATAG GTGTGTTCTTTGCTGTGTGCATGGCCCTGCTGATGCTTAGCCTGATCAAGTCCATCCTGGTGGTGAAGCTGCTGCACCACAGTGAGAAGGAGGTCAGGGAAATGTCACTGACCGCGTGCCTGCTCGATAAGTACGGCTCGGGCGACCACAGCCTCACTGAGAGCACCATCACTGCCATTAAGACTCTGGACAGCAGCAACCAGTCTGGAG ATTATGAGCTGGAGCCATCACTGGAGGAGGATTTGCTGTTGTTAAATGAAGCCCATGAGGTTCCCTCTGTGCTACATTGGCTTCTCCAGGAGCTGGTTTCACTCCGCCTCACCTTGTCCCAGGATGACAGTGGGTCGTTGTCCCAGACCACATGGCTGGACCTCTGCTCTAAGGTTGACTGCATTCTTTTTCGGGTCTATCTGTTTGTTCTGGGATTGTATGCCAGCACCCTGCTGCTGGtggatgctggatggatggcggaaATTAGGACCTGA